Below is a window of Streptomyces sp. NBC_01429 DNA.
CGACCCGGACGATCTGCCCTCGCCGCTGGTCGCCGCCGTGTCGTCGTTCGGCTCCTTCGCCCTGGGCGCGCTGCTGCCCGTCCTGCCGTATCTGCTCGGCGCGACCACCCTGTGGCCCGCGGTGCTGCTCGCGCTGGCCGGGCTGTTCGCCTGCGGTGCGCTGGTCGCCCGGGTGACCGCGCGCAGCTGGTGGTTCAGCGGGCTGCGGCAGCTGCTCCTCGGTGGCGCCGCCGCCGCGCTCACCTACGGACTCGGCGCGCTGTTCGGAGCGGCGCTCTGACCCCGTACCCGGTACCCGGCGCTCACCGCCACTGACCTGCGGTGGCGTGAACACGACGGTCCATATCGCCCGTCCTGTGACGAACATCCCCGAGCGTTCCGGCCGACGGAATGCGACACTGTGCCAGGCGGGCCGTATGTGACCGTTACCCGGCGGTTTCGAGTCGTTAATGGCCGGGCATGAGCTGTAGGCGCCGTGGGCAATGAAGCCCGCTCCGCCACAGCCGAACGGACGACGATCTGTCCGTCTGCGCCCCTCATCCACCGTTACGAGCGGTGTCCACATGCTGGAATGGGCTATCCACTTCCCGAGAAGCTTTCCATCATGTAACCTGCACGAAATTTCCTGGAGGGCCAGCGTCGTCCCTCGGTAATCGCATATGCCAATGCCGAACTACGACGACGGGAGAGCCGATGCGTTCCGACGCCTGGTCGCCCATGGACGGTCGCCCCGCCCCGCAAGGGATGTACGACCCCCGTAACGAGCACGACGCCTGTGGCGTCGGTTTCGTGGCCACCCTCACCGGTGTTGCCAGCCATGAGCTGGTGGAGCAGGCGCTGACCGTACTGCGCAATCTCGAACACCGCGGCGCCACCGGTTCCGAGCCCGACTCGGGCGACGGCGCCGGAATCCTGCTCCAGGTGCCGGACGCCTTCCTGCGCGAGACCGCCGGATTCGAGCTGCCCGAGGCCGGCTCGTACGCCGTCGGCATCGGCTTCCTCCCCGCCGACGACGCCACGGACGCCGTCTCACGCATCGAGACGATCGCCGCCGAAGAGGGCCTCGACGTCCTCGGCTGGCGCGAGGTCCCCGTCGCCCCCGGACTGCTCGGCGCCTCCGCCCGCGCCACCATGCCGGCCTTCCGCCAGCTGTTCGTCGCGGACGGCACGAGCACCGGCATCGCGCTGGACCGCAAGGCGTTCCTGCTGCGCAAGCGCGCCGAACGCGAGGCCGGGGTCTACTTCCCGTCGCTCTCCGCGCGCACGATCGTCTACAAGGGAATGCTGACCACCGGCCAGCTGGAGCCGTTCTTCCCCGACCTCTCCGACCGCCGGTTCGCGACCGCCGTCGCGCTGGTCCACTCGCGGTTCTCCACCAACACCTTCCCGAGCTGGCCGCTCGCCCACCCGTACCGCTTCGTCGCGCACAACGGCGAGATCAACACGGTCAAGGGCAACCGCAACTGGATGCGCGCCCGCGAGTCCCAGCTGGCCTCGGGTCTCTTCGGGGCCGAGAAGCTGGAGCGGATCTTCCCGGTCTGCACCCCCGACGCCTCCGACTCCGCCTCCTTCGACGAGGTCCTGGAGCTGATCCACCTCGGCGGCCGGTCGCTGCCGCACTCCGTGCTGATGATGGTCCCCGAGGCGTGGGAGAACCACGACTCGATGGACGCCGACCGGCGCGCGTTCTACCAGTTCCACGCCACGATGATGGAACCCTGGGACGGCCCCGCCTGCGTCACCTTCACCGACGGCACCCAGGTCGGCGCGGTCCTCGACCGCAACGGACTGCGCCCCGGCCGCTACTGGGTCACCGACGACGGCCTCGTCGTCCTCTCCTCCGAGGTCGGCGTCCTCGACATCGACCCCGCCAAGGTCGTCCGCAAGGGCCGCCTCCAGCCCGGCCGGATGTTCCTCGTGGACACCGCCGAGCACCGCATCATCGAGGACGACGAGATCAAGGCGTCCCTCGCCGCCGAGCAGCCCTACAAGGAGTGGCTGGAGACCGGCGAGATCGAGCTGTCCGACCTCCCCGAGCGCGAGCACATCGTGCACACCCACGCCTCCGTCACCCGCCGCCAGCAGACCTTCGGCTACACCGAGGAAGAGCTGCGCGTCCTGCTCGCCCCGATGGCCCGCGCCGGCATGGAGCCCATCGGCTCCATGGGCACCGACTCGCCGATCGCCGCGCTCTCCGCCCGGCCCCGGCTGCTCTTCGACTACTTCACCCAGCTGTTCGCACAGGTCACCAACCCGCCGCTGGACGCCATCCGCGAGGAGCTGGTCACCTCCCTGCGCTCCTCCCTCGGCCCCCAGGGCAACCTGCTGGAGCCGACCGCCGCGTCCTGTCGCAGCGTCACCCTCCCCTTCCCGGTGATCGACAACGACGAGCTGGCCAAGCTCGTCCACATAAACGCGGACGGCGACATGCCGGGCATGAAGTCCGCCACCCTCTCCGGTCTCTACCGGGTCAGCGGCGGCGGCGAAGCCCTCGCCGCCCGCATCGACGAGATCTGCGCCGAGACCGACGAGGCGATCGCGAACGGCGCCCGGAACATCGTGCTCTCCGACCGGCACTCCGACGCCGAGCACGCCCCGATCCCCTCCCTGCTGCTCACCGCCGCCGTCCACCACCACCTCATCCGCACCAAGCAGCGCACCCAGGTCGGACTGCTGGTCGAGGCCGGCGACGTCCGCGAGGTCCACCACGTCGCGCTGCTCATCGGCTACGGCGCCGCCGCCGTCAACCCGTACCTCGCCATGGAGTCCGTCGAGGACCTCGTCCGCGCCGGTACGTTCATCGAGGGCCTCGCGCCCGAGCAGGCGATCCGCAACCTGATCTACGCCCTCGGCAAGGGCGTCCTCAAGGTCATGTCCAAGATGGGCATCTCCACCGTCGCCTCCTACCGCGGCGCCCAGGTCTTCGAGGCCGTCGGCCTGGACCAGGGCTTCGTCGACGCCTACTTCAACGGCACCCCCACCAAGATCGGCGGCGCCGGACTCGACATCGTCGCCCAGGAGGTCGCCGCCCGGCACGCCAAGGGCTACCCCGCCTCCGGGATCTCCGCCAGCCACCGCAAGCTGGAGATCGGCGGCGAGTACCAGTGGCGCCGCGAGGGCGAGCCGCACCTGTTCGACCCGGAGACGGTCTTCCGCCTCCAGCACGCCACGCGCTCGCGCCGCTACGACATCTTCAAGCAGTACACGGGCCGCGTGAACGAGCAGTCCGAGCGGCTGATGACCCTGCGCGGCCTGTTCGGCTTCGCCCGGGGCCTCACCCCCGTACCGCTGGACGAGGTCGAGCCCGCCTCCGAGATCGTCCGGCGCTTCTCCACCGGCGCCATGTCGTACGGCTCGATCTCGCAGGAAGCCCACGAGACCATGGCCATCGCCATGAACCAGCTCGGCGGCAAGTCCAACACCGGCGAAGGAGGCGAGGACGCCGAACGGCTCTACGACCCCGCGCGCCGCTCCTCCATCAAGCAGGTCGCCTCCGGCCGCTTCGGTGTCACCAGCGAATACCTGGTCAACGCCGACGACATCCAGATCAAGATGGCCCAGGGCGCCAAGCCCGGCGAGGGCGGCCAGCTGCCCGGCCACAAGGTCTACCCGTGGGTCGCCAAGACCCGGCACTCCACCCCCGGCGTCGGCCTCATCTCCCCGCCGCCGCACCACGACATCTACTCCATCGAAGACCTCGCCCAGCTCATCCACGACCTCAAGAACGCCAACCCGCAGGCCCGCATCCACGTGAAGCTGGTCTCCGAGGTCGGCGTCGGCACGGTCGCCACGGGCGTCTCCAAGGCCCACGCCGACGTCGTGCTGATCTCCGGACACGACGGCGGCACCGGCGCCTCGCCGCTCACCTCGCTCAAGCACGCGGGCGGCCCCTGGGAGCTGGGACTCGCCGAGACCCAGCAGACGCTGCTGCTCAACGGCCTGCGCGACCGCATCGTCGTGCAGACCGACGGCCAGCTCAAGACCGGCCGCGACGTCGTCATCGCCGCGCTCCTCGGCGCCGAGGAGTTCGGTTTCGCGACCGCGCCGCTCGTCGTCTCCGGCTGCGTCATGATGCGCGTCTGCCACCTGGACACCTGTCCGGTCGGCATCGCCACCCAGAACCCGGTGCTGCGCGAGCGCTTCTCCGGCAAGGCCGAGTACGTCGTCAACTTCTTCAACTTCATCGCCGAAGAGGTCCGCGAGATCCTCGCCGAGCTGGGCTTCCGCTCCATCGAGGAGGCCGTCGGCCACGCCGAACTCCTCGACACCGAGCGCGCCGTGAACCACTGGAAGGCCCAGGGCCTCGACCTCGCCCCGCTCTTCTACGTACCGGAACTGCCCGAGGGCGCCGTACGCCACCGGACGACCGGCCAGGACCACGGACTGGAGAAGGCCCTCGACAACGAGCTGATCAAGCTCGCCGCCGACGCCCTGGGCGCCGACAGCGCCGAGTCCGCCCAGCCCGTACGTGCCCAGATCGCCATCCGCAACGTCAACCGGACCGTCGGCACCATGCTCGGCCACCGCGTCACCAAGAAGTTCGGCGGCGCCGGCCTGCCCGACAACACCATCGACGTCACCTTCACCGGCTCCGCCGGCCAGTCCTTCGGCGCCTTCCTGCCGAAGGGCGTCACCCTGCGGCTGGAGGGCGACGCCAACGACTACGTCGGCAAGGGCCTCTCCGGCGGCCGGATCGTCGTACGCCCCGACCGGGGCGCCGACCACCTCGCCGAGTACTCCACCATCGCCGGCAACACCATCGGCTACGGAGCCACCGCCGGCGAGCTGTACCTGCGGGGCCGCACCGGCGAGCGCTTCTGCGTCCGCAACTCCGGCGCCACGGTCGTCTCCGAAGGCGTCGGCGACCACGGCTGCGAGTACATGACCGGCGGTCACGCCGTCGTCCTCGGCGAGACCGGCCGCAACTTCGCCGCCGGCATGTCCGGCGGAGTCGCGTACGTCATCGACCTCGACCCGGACAACGTCAACGCCGGAAACCTCGCGGCCGTCGAGCCCCTCGACGACACCGACAAGCAGTGGCTCCACGAGGTCGTGCGCCGCCACCAGGAGGAGACCGGCTCCACCGTCGCCGGCAAGCTCCTCGCCGAGTGGGAGAACGCCGCCGACCGCTTCAGCAAGATCATTCCGTCCACGTACAAGGCAGTGCTCGCCGCCAAGGACGCCGCCGAGCTCGCAGGTCTCTCGGAGACCGAGACCACCGAGAAGATGATGGAGGCGGCGACCAATGGCTGACCCGAAGGGCTTCCTCACCACCCAGCGCGAAGTCGCCAGGACCCGCCCCGTCGAGGAGCGCGTCAAGGACTGGAACGAGGTCTACGTTCCCGGTTCGCTGCTCCCGATCATCAGCAAGCAGGCCGGACGCTGTATGGACTGCGGCATCCCGTTCTGTCACAACGGCTGTCCGCTCGGAAACCTGATCCCCGAGTGGAACGACTACGCCTACCGCGAGGACTGGACGGCGGCGAGCGAGCGCCTGCACGCCACCAACAACTTCCCCGAGTTCACCGGACGGCTGTGCCCCGCGCCCTGCGAGTCCGCCTGCGTCCTCGCGATCAACCAGCCCGCCGTCACCATCAAGAACGTCGAAGTCGCCATCATCGACAAGGCGTGGGACAGCGGCGACGTCACCCCGCAGCCGCCCGAGCGGCTCTCCGGCAAGACCGTCGCCGTCATCGGCTCCGGCCCGGCCGGACTCGCCGCGGCCCAGCAGCTGACCCGGGCCGGTCACACGGTCGCGGTGTACGAGCGCGCCGACCGCATCGGCGGACTGCTGCGCTACGGCATCCCCGAGTTCAAGATGGAGAAGTCGCACATCAACCGGCGCATCGAGCAGATGCGCGCGGAGGGCACCAAGTTCCGCACCGAGACCGAGATCGGCCGCGACATCACCGCGACGAAGCTGCGCAGGCGCTACGACGCCGTGGTCATCGCCGCCGGCGCCACCGTCTCGCGCGACCTGCCGGTCCCTGGCCGGGAGCTGAACGGCGTCCACTTCGCCATGGAGTACCTGCCGCTCGCCAACAAGGTGCAGGAGGGCGACCTGACCGTCGCCCCGATCACCGCCGAGGGCAAGCACGTCGTGGTCATCGGCGGCGGCGACACCGGCGCCGACTGCGTCGGTACGGCCCACCGCCAGGGCGCCGCCTCCGTCACGCAGCTGGAGATCATGCCCAGGCCCGGCGAGGAGCGCGCCACGCACCAGCCGTGGCCGACCTTCCCGATGCTCTACAAGGTCACCTCGGCGCACGAGGAGGGCGGCGAGCGGATCTACTCCGTCTCCACCACCCACTTCGAGGGCGACGAGGACGGCAACGTCCAGTCCCTGCACCTGATCGAGGTGGAGTTCAAGGACGGCAAGCTGGAGCAGAAGGCGGGCACCGAGCGGGTCATCCCGGCCCAGCTCGTCACCCTCGCGATGGGCTTCACCGGCACCGACCGGGCCAACGGTCTGGTCGAGCAGTTCGGCCTGGAGCTGGACGAGCGCGGCAACATCGCGCGCGACGCCGACTTCGCGACCAACGTCCCGGGCGTGTACGTCGCCGGTGACGCGGGCCGCGGCCAGTCCCTCATCGTCTGGGCCATCGCCGAGGGCCGCTCGGCGGCCTCCGGCGTGGACCGCTTCCTGACGGGCGCCAGCGACCTGCCGGCCCCGATCAGGCCGACGGACCGGGCACTGATGGCCTGATCCGCCGCCTCACAGACTCCCGTACAACGGCGTACGGGCGGTATCGGTCCGGGGAGCGTCTCCCGGACCCTCCGCAAGACGCGGCGCCTGCCCCCAGTCCCCGACCGGACGACGGCAGGCGCCGTGGCATTGCGGCCCCCTCGGCTCCTCGGCATCCGTGCCGAGGGGCCGCTCGGCGTTCACGGGGCCGGCGCGCGTCCTCGGGCGCGGTCCTCACGGGGTGCGGGAACAGTCAACTGCCTTGGGAGTACTAGGGTTTCGGGCACGAGCATCGGCCACGGCGTCCCTGGGGCCACTGATCAGGGCTGCGGTGGGCCGGGACATCGGGCCGTGTCCGGTCGCCGTCCGGCAGTTCCCCGAATCCCTTCGTACAAATGGCGACAGAAGGTGTCGTCTATGAGGTGTTGAGTAGACCCATGACATTTACCTGGGCCGATGTGGTCTCGGCGGAGCCGCGCTTCGCCGAGAACGTTCAGCGGCGATTCGAGATGTATCCGCACCATGTTCTGGCGACCCTCCGCAGAGACGGTTCCCCTCGGGTCACCGGGCTCGAAGTCACCTTTCTTTTCGGCGAGTTGTGGCTCGGGATGATGCCCAATTCGCTCAAGGCCCGTGACCTCATGCGCGATCCCCGGTTCGCCGTCCAGGCGAATCCGGGGGCCGGTGACGCGATGGCCGACGGAGACGTCAGGGTCGGCGGCCGGGCGGTGGAGGTGACGGAGCGCCGCATACGGACGCGGTTCGTCGACGCGATACGGCCGCCGCTGCCGTTCCAGCTGTTCCGGGTGGAGGTCGGCGAGATCGTGCAGACCGAGATCGAGGGGGATGACCTGGTGCTCAGGTCCTGGCGCCCGGGCCGGCCGCTGCACACCGTACGGCGCGGGACCGACGACGCCGCGCCGCGCGAGGACCTGCGGGTGGGCGGTCCGGCGGCCCGCTGAGCGGGCCGCCGGGCGGGGTGGCGGTGGGGCTCACGATCATGTGGTGTGCCTCACTCGATCTCACCGCGAGGGCGTGCTAGGCTGACTTCGTTGCAGTTTTGGTACCCATGAACTTTATGTGCGCCTGACGGGAATGTTCCTCAGGCGCATTATTGTTTTTGCCGGCTTCTCCGGATGGGGCTCAATGCGGCGACGAGGAATTCGTAAAGTGCGGATTTCCGGCTCTGCACCTGTTTTAGGAGAATGACATGGCTACTGGCACCGTGAAGTGGTTCAACTCGGAAAAGGGCTTCGGCTTCATTGAGCAGGACGGCGGCGGCGCCGACGTCTTCGCCCACTACTCGAACATCGCCACCCAGGGCTTCCGTGAGCTCCAGGAGGGCCAGAAGGTCTCGTTCGACGTCACGCAGGGCCAGAAGGGCCCGCAGGCGGAGAACATCGTCCCGGCCTAATTCCCGGACGTGTACCTCGCAGCCGGGGCCCGCACCGTGCAGGTGCGGGCCCCGGCTCGCGCTGTTCTCAGGCCGCAGCACTCAGGCCCCAGGAAGGCTTTTCCGAATGACTCGATCCGAACGGCAGGACCGCGCCGCCCGTCCCGCCGGCAAGCGCCCGGCGCACTCCCGCGCCAAGGGACCCGCGAAGGGCGCGGCGAAACCCTCGCCCCGCCGCGCTCCCGCGCGCCCGCAGGAATTCACCCTGCCGGAGACCATCACCCCCGCGCTGCCCGCCGTCGAGTCGTTCGACGAGCTGGACATGCCCGCCGGTCTGCTCAAGACCCTCACCGCCCAGGGGGTGACCGAACCGTTCCCGATCCAGGGCGCGACCCTGCCGAACTCGCTCGCGGGCCGCGACATCCTCGGCCGCGGACGGACCGGTTCCGGCAAGACCCTCGCCTTCGGCCTGGCGCTGCTCGCCCGTACGGCGGGCCGCAGGGCCGAGCCGCGCGCCCCGCTCGCGCTGGTGCTCGTACCCACGCGTGAGCTGGCGCAGCAGGTGACCGACGCGCTCACGCCGTACGCGACCGCCGTCAACCTGAAGCTGACCACGGTGGTCGGCGGGCTCTCGATCACCAAGCAGTCGAACGCGCTGCGGCGCGGCGCCGAGGTGCTGGTCGCGACGCCCGGCCGGCTCAAGGACCTCATCGAGCGCGGCGACTGCCGGCTCGACGAGGTCGCCATCACGGTCCTCGACGAGGCCGACCAGATGGCCGACATGGGCTTCATGCCGCAGGTCACGGCGCTGCTCAAGCAGGTCGAGCCGGACGGGCAGCGGATGCTGTTCTCGGCGACCCTGGACAAGAACATCGACCGGCTCGTCCGGCAGTACCTGACGGACCCCGTGGTCCACTCCGTCGACCCGTCCCAGGGCGCGGTCACCACGATGGAACACCACGTGCTGTACGTCCTGGACGAGACGGACAAGAAGGAAGTCACGACGCGGATCGCCGCGCGCGACGGCCGGGTGCTGCTCTTCCTGGACACCAAGCGGTCCGTGGACCGGCTGGTCAAGCGGCTGCTGGCGAGCGGCGTACGGGCCTCGGGGCTGCACGGCGGCCGTTCGCAGCCGCAGCGCAACCGGACCCTTGAGCAGTTCAAGAACGGCCTGGTCACCTGCCTCGTCGCGACCAACGTCGCGGCCCGGGGCATCCACGTGGACGACCTCGACCTGGTCGTGAACGTCGACCCGCCCGTCGACCACAAGGACTACCTGCACCGGGGCGGCCGCACCGCCAGGGCGGGGGAGTCCGGCAGTGTGGTGACGCTGGTGCTCCCCGAGCAGCGGCGTGAGATGACGCGGCTGATGTCGGACGCGGGCATCGACCCCCGGTCCGCGCGGATCAAGTCCACCGACGAGGAGCTGGCGCGGCTCACCGGAGCGCGGGTGCCCTCCGGGGTGGCCGTCACCATCGATGTGCCGCAGCCCGTGGTCCAGCAGAAGAAGCCCAGGACCGCGCGTCCGGGCGGCGCCCGCAGGGGCTCCGGTTCCGGATCCGGTACGGGTACGGGTACGGGCGCCGGCGGATCCGGCGCACGCGCGGGCGGCGGCGCCGGGCGCGGCAGCCGCGGCCGCCGGGGCGGCTCGGGACGGGGCGCCGAGGGCGGACGCCGCACCGCGGCCTGACCCCCGGGGCGACCCGCACACGGCACGACGAAGCCCGGCCCCGCGCACGCAGCGCGGCGCCGGGCTTCGCGCTGTCGCCCGCACACTGTCGCCCGCACGCTGTCGCCCGCGCCCTGTTCGCGACCGCGTGGCGCGGGGTCCGGGGCGGGTGCCCGGGTCGGGGCGGGTGTCGGGCGCGCGAAGGGGAGGGGCCGTCGGTTAACTTCCGGGAAATTCAAGGGCCTTGGGATTGACGTGTGCACGTCTACGCGCGTCATTATGGGCGCATGCGAATACCCCCACGTATCGCCACCCTTGGTGGCCTCGCCGCTCTGGTCTCGACTCTGCTCGTCGGTGGAGTCACCGCTTCCGCGACCGCCGCCCCCACCGCGGTCGCCGCCGTCGGCAGCGTCTGCTACTCGAACCTGCCGTCCCAGGCGTACACGACCCTCGGCCTCATCGCCTCCAACGGACCCTTCCCCTACTCCCAGGACGGCACCGTCTTCCAGAACAGGGAAGGCATCCTGCCGAGCCAGTCGAGCAGCTACTACCACGAGTACACCGTGGTCACCCCCGGCTCCTCCACCCGAGGCGCGCGGCGCATCGTGACCGGTCAGAAGTCGAAGGAGGACTACTACACCGCCGACCACTACGCCTCGTTCTCGCTCATCAACTACAGCTGCTGAACCGGAAGGTAACCTCCGTCCCATGACCGTGACGTATGTGATCGACGGGGCGGAGGTCACCGGGCTCGACCGCTTCTGGCAGGTGATCGGCGCGGCCGTGAACGGGCCCGGCGGGTACTTCGGGAACAATCTCGACGCGCTCGCCGACTGTCTGAGCGGCGGGTACGGAACGCCGGACGACGGCGACTTCGTCATCGAATGGCGCCGGCACGACCTGTCGCGCCGGGCCCTCGGCCACGAGGAGACCGCGCACACGCTCCAGCGGCGGCTGGAGCGTGTGCACCCCACCGGCAAGGCCGCCGTGCAGGCCCGGCTGGACGCCGCACGGGCGGGCCGCGGCCCCACCGTCTTCGACGAACTGGTGCAGCTCATCGAGGAAACCGCCCCCGGCGTGCTGCGGCTCGACTGAGGGCATCGCCCTTCGGCGTTGACGGGGGCCTGTCCCTTGACGGCCTCCCGTCAGCGCTGACGCGGCAGCGTGCGCTCCAGCCGCCGCCGCTCCGGCCCCGGCGGCACGTAGCGCACCGCGTCCACCGCGGTCCCCCGGGCGTAACCGGCCGGGTCCTCGTCGCTCAGCAGCCGGGCCAGCGCCTCCACCGCCCGCGGATCCTGACGCACCGCCAGACCGTGCGCTGCGGTGGCGGCCGTGTCCGCCTCCGGGTCGTTGAGCCGCGCCGCCAGCGCCTCCCGCAACTCGCGCGTGTCCGCCGCCATCCGTGCCAGCGCCAGCACCGCCCGGTCCCGGACCGAGGCGTCCGCGTCCCGGCTCAGCAGCACCCCCGCCCGCACCGCGTCCGCGTCGGCCTCGCCCGGCCCGGCGGACCCCGACGCCACGAGCCCGGTCAGCGCGAGCGCCACCCGCCGCCGTACCCCCGCGTCCGGATGCCCGGTATGGCGCAGCACCTCCGGGAGCGCCGCCGGATCGGCGTGCTGGCCCAGGGCGTCCAGCACCGCGCGGATCAGCTCCGGCTCCACCGCCTGCCGCGACAGCTCCCGCAGCAGCGGCACCGCGCGGCCGGCGAACGGACTCTCCCCGTCCACCCCCTCCGCCGAGCCGAGCCGGGCCAGCACCCCGGCACCGAACGTCTGCCGCGCCGGTTCGTCGCTCGCACACCACCGCGTGGCGGCCAGGAACGTTTCCTCGTCCCCGCGCCGCCACAGCGCGGCCACCGCCTCCACCCAGTCGTCCCGGCGCGGATCCCCGCAGCGCAGCGCCCGCGCCGCCAGCTCCTCGCACGGCGTCGCGATCCCCAGCTACGCCTCCAGCATCGTCACGACGGCCGCGTGCCCGGTCTGCTGCTCCTGCCCGGCCACCGGCTCCCCGTCCCGCAGCAGCTCGACCACCACGGTCACCGAACCGTCCTCGCTGATCCGGTCGATCCGGCGCACCACCGTCTCGTATCCGTCGCCGAAGCCGCGCAGCAGCGAAGCGCGCAGCTCCCGCGCGACATCGAGCGGCATCCAGCGCCGCGCCTCCGCGAGCGCCGCCTCCACCGCGTCCGCGCCGTACCGCAGCAGGACCCGTACGGTCGCGGTCGAGCCGCGCCGCGCGGCCAGCAGCAGCGGGGACTCGCCGCCGGGGCCCGGCAGGGCCGGATCGGCGCCGTACTCCAGCAGCGCCTCCGCCGTGTCGGCGAAGCCCTGGCGGACCGCCCAGACCAGCGCCGTCAGCTCGAACGCCTCCCGGCGGTCCGGCCTCGCCCCGGCGGCCAGCAACGCCCGTACGACCTCGGTGTGTCCGCCGCAAGCCGCCGCGCACAGCGGCAGGTCCCCGCCCTCCGGGCCGTCCGCGGGACCGCTCGGACGGTCGGGGTCGGCGCCCGCCGTGAGCAGCAGCCGCACCGGCCCCGGCGCGTCGCTGACCGCCGCCAGATACAGCGCCGTCTGGCCCTCCTCGTCGGTCGCCTCGGCGGGGACACCGGCCCTGAGCAGCGCCACGACGGCGTCGTCCGCGCCCTCGTACACCGCCTCGAAGAGGTCCCGTACGCCCGCTGTCGGCTCATTCGTCATGCTTCGACCTTACGTTCGCCCGCGCGCCGGCGTCGCGCGCGGGCCGCGCCGCTCAGGTGTCGCAGTCCAGGACCGTTCCACACAGCCCGCAGCGCGCGCGGATCCGCCCCTTGACCGGGACCCGGATGCGCTGGAAACAGGTCGGGCAGGGGAAGGTGACACGCAGTCCGTCCGGCAGCTGCTCGAAGGCGTGCGGCGAGTCGGTCTCGGGGGCCGCGCCGGGATGGTCGAGCGCGTGGCGGCGGGCCTTGGCGTAGCGGCGCCGGCCCGCCCAGCCGGCGGTGGTCAGCGGCGGACGCTGTTCGTCGTCGAGCGCCCGCGCCCTGCCTTTCGTATACGACGTGTAGCCCTGCGGACTGGTGAACCAGACGCGCGGATCCTCGTCGAACACGAGCGCGCGCTTGGCCAGGACGTAGCCGAACTCCTCCGGTGTGAGGTAGCCCAGCCGCTGGCTCTGCCCGCCGTGTTCGCGGTACGCGTCGAGCAGCAGCCATCCGGCGCCCAGATAGGTCGTGGCCGTGTCGGTGAGGATCTCGTTGTCGTGGATGCCCGGGAATCCGATCCCCAGCCGGTGCAGCAGGACATGGGTGATCTCGTGTGCCAGGGCCGCGCCGATGTCCCTGCGGTGGGTGCGGAAGCGGTTGTTCAACTCGATGAAGTACTCGGGCCCCGAAGTCAGTTCCACATGGGCCGCGTGTGTCATCTCCCGGAAACTCACGATCACGCGCGCCTCCGGCAGCCGGAGCTGCTGGACCAGCGCCTCGGCGACCCGCTGGGTGCCGAGATGGAGGTCGTCCAGATCGGAGAAGGCGACATCGGCCGGGGCCACGCTGGGGGCGTACGAGCGGATCCCGTCGGCCGAGAGCCGCTGGTAGAGCAGGGTGATCGCGGCGCGCGCGGTCTCCAGATGCGGATAGCCCTGCGCGGCTCCGCCGTCCTGGCCGTTCGTCACGTCCGTACCCCCGTCACGTCCGTACCCCCGTCACGTCCGTACCCCCGTCACGTCCGTACCCCCGTCACATCACCCAACTCTACGGCGATGCGCCCGGCGGGGGAGGCGGGCGCGGGGGAGCGGCAGACGGGCGCGGGGCGACCGGGCTCGTGTCCGGTGATCGGACGATGTCTTGATATCGATGGCACTTGCTGGCCGAAAGACGGCTCTTGTGGCGCGACGGATCCCCTCCGCATAATCCGGATCACGCTTTCTTGTCGGGCCCATGTCAGCACAATGCAACGCGCGTTGACCGGGTCTTTCCGCGTGAAACCCCCCATACCCCC
It encodes the following:
- a CDS encoding DEAD/DEAH box helicase, whose product is MTRSERQDRAARPAGKRPAHSRAKGPAKGAAKPSPRRAPARPQEFTLPETITPALPAVESFDELDMPAGLLKTLTAQGVTEPFPIQGATLPNSLAGRDILGRGRTGSGKTLAFGLALLARTAGRRAEPRAPLALVLVPTRELAQQVTDALTPYATAVNLKLTTVVGGLSITKQSNALRRGAEVLVATPGRLKDLIERGDCRLDEVAITVLDEADQMADMGFMPQVTALLKQVEPDGQRMLFSATLDKNIDRLVRQYLTDPVVHSVDPSQGAVTTMEHHVLYVLDETDKKEVTTRIAARDGRVLLFLDTKRSVDRLVKRLLASGVRASGLHGGRSQPQRNRTLEQFKNGLVTCLVATNVAARGIHVDDLDLVVNVDPPVDHKDYLHRGGRTARAGESGSVVTLVLPEQRREMTRLMSDAGIDPRSARIKSTDEELARLTGARVPSGVAVTIDVPQPVVQQKKPRTARPGGARRGSGSGSGTGTGTGAGGSGARAGGGAGRGSRGRRGGSGRGAEGGRRTAA
- a CDS encoding barstar family protein, whose translation is MTVTYVIDGAEVTGLDRFWQVIGAAVNGPGGYFGNNLDALADCLSGGYGTPDDGDFVIEWRRHDLSRRALGHEETAHTLQRRLERVHPTGKAAVQARLDAARAGRGPTVFDELVQLIEETAPGVLRLD
- a CDS encoding HEAT repeat domain-containing protein, with the translated sequence MEAVAALWRRGDEETFLAATRWCASDEPARQTFGAGVLARLGSAEGVDGESPFAGRAVPLLRELSRQAVEPELIRAVLDALGQHADPAALPEVLRHTGHPDAGVRRRVALALTGLVASGSAGPGEADADAVRAGVLLSRDADASVRDRAVLALARMAADTRELREALAARLNDPEADTAATAAHGLAVRQDPRAVEALARLLSDEDPAGYARGTAVDAVRYVPPGPERRRLERTLPRQR
- a CDS encoding ankyrin repeat domain-containing protein codes for the protein MTNEPTAGVRDLFEAVYEGADDAVVALLRAGVPAEATDEEGQTALYLAAVSDAPGPVRLLLTAGADPDRPSGPADGPEGGDLPLCAAACGGHTEVVRALLAAGARPDRREAFELTALVWAVRQGFADTAEALLEYGADPALPGPGGESPLLLAARRGSTATVRVLLRYGADAVEAALAEARRWMPLDVARELRASLLRGFGDGYETVVRRIDRISEDGSVTVVVELLRDGEPVAGQEQQTGHAAVVTMLEA
- a CDS encoding ribonuclease domain-containing protein, which encodes MRIPPRIATLGGLAALVSTLLVGGVTASATAAPTAVAAVGSVCYSNLPSQAYTTLGLIASNGPFPYSQDGTVFQNREGILPSQSSSYYHEYTVVTPGSSTRGARRIVTGQKSKEDYYTADHYASFSLINYSC